A single region of the Novosphingobium sp. genome encodes:
- a CDS encoding alpha-L-arabinofuranosidase C-terminal domain-containing protein codes for MKSLKSLRLASALSVIGAVVTVAPAQADTARVAVHIATDAAPTQAIDRNIFGQFAEHLGQGIYGGVWVGKDSAIPNVRGIRSDVVAALKAIKVPNVRWPGGCFADEYHWRDGIGPAAARKVHVNSNWGGVPEANTFGTDEFMDFADQIGADAYVSVNVGSGSPEEAADWLEYMTAPTETTLAKERAANGHPQPYKVALLGLGNENWGCGGAMSPDHYVEEMKRFAHYVHNFNPAQHDAGQMKRVAVGWDSGKSDYTEQVMKAWADKVYSWDIEGVSLHNYVVGGWPPHFPATGFGEDDYAATIREAFNMDKLIVQQTAIMDKYDPGKKVFLSVDEWGAWLAPTPGSHPGFLAQQNSLRDAILAAVNLNIFARHADRVKNANIAQMINVLQAMILTDGPRMVLTPTYHVYRMYVPFQDAKLVPVSFDAGRYEHGKDSMPRLDAVAARDAEGHLWLSLINIDPNAPVRVALDHGRSASGQVLTAAKVDAVNTFAAPDQVAPRAVKVQSGTGGLVIEVPAKSVMVVRVD; via the coding sequence ATGAAAAGCTTGAAATCCCTGCGTCTGGCATCGGCGTTGAGCGTCATCGGTGCCGTGGTCACGGTTGCCCCGGCACAGGCCGATACGGCGCGCGTCGCGGTGCATATTGCAACCGATGCTGCGCCCACACAGGCCATCGACCGCAACATCTTCGGCCAGTTCGCCGAACATCTGGGGCAGGGGATCTATGGCGGCGTCTGGGTGGGCAAGGACTCTGCCATTCCCAATGTACGCGGCATCCGGTCTGATGTGGTGGCGGCGCTCAAGGCGATCAAGGTGCCGAATGTGCGGTGGCCGGGCGGCTGCTTTGCCGACGAATATCACTGGCGCGACGGCATCGGTCCGGCTGCTGCGCGCAAGGTTCACGTCAACAGCAATTGGGGCGGCGTGCCCGAGGCCAACACCTTCGGCACCGACGAATTCATGGATTTTGCCGATCAGATCGGCGCGGATGCTTACGTCTCGGTCAATGTCGGTTCGGGCAGCCCCGAGGAAGCGGCCGACTGGCTGGAGTATATGACCGCCCCCACCGAAACAACGCTGGCCAAGGAGCGCGCCGCCAATGGCCATCCCCAGCCCTACAAGGTCGCGTTGCTGGGGCTGGGCAATGAGAATTGGGGCTGCGGCGGCGCGATGTCGCCCGACCATTATGTCGAGGAGATGAAGCGCTTCGCCCATTACGTTCACAACTTCAATCCCGCGCAGCATGATGCCGGGCAGATGAAGCGCGTCGCGGTGGGCTGGGATTCGGGCAAGAGCGATTACACCGAACAGGTGATGAAGGCCTGGGCCGACAAGGTCTATAGCTGGGACATCGAGGGCGTTTCTCTGCACAATTACGTGGTGGGCGGCTGGCCGCCGCATTTCCCGGCCACGGGCTTTGGCGAGGATGACTATGCCGCCACCATCCGCGAAGCCTTCAACATGGACAAGCTGATCGTCCAGCAGACCGCGATCATGGACAAATATGATCCGGGCAAGAAGGTGTTTCTCTCGGTGGACGAATGGGGCGCCTGGCTGGCCCCCACGCCGGGGTCGCATCCGGGCTTTCTGGCGCAGCAGAACAGTTTGCGCGATGCGATTCTGGCAGCGGTCAACCTCAACATCTTTGCCCGCCATGCCGACCGCGTGAAGAACGCCAACATCGCCCAGATGATCAATGTGCTGCAGGCCATGATCCTGACCGATGGGCCCCGCATGGTGCTGACACCCACCTATCATGTCTATCGCATGTATGTGCCTTTCCAGGATGCGAAACTGGTTCCCGTCAGCTTCGATGCGGGCCGTTACGAGCATGGCAAGGACAGTATGCCGCGTCTCGATGCGGTGGCTGCGCGTGATGCCGAGGGGCATCTGTGGCTGTCCTTGATCAACATCGACCCGAATGCGCCGGTCCGTGTTGCGCTGGACCATGGGCGTTCGGCAAGCGGTCAGGTGCTGACGGCGGCGAAGGTCGATGCGGTCAACACCTTCGCCGCGCCCGATCAGGTGGCGCCGCGCGCGGTCAAGGTGCAGTCCGGCACGGGCGGACTGGTGATCGAGGTGCCTGCCAAATCCGTGATGGTCGTGCGGGTGGATTGA
- a CDS encoding cupin-like domain-containing protein, with protein MADTLTTPPGVMEIEAAKRDPSTWLETLTAGARPVILRGLVSDWPLCHAARQSPEALCAMLTGFASPQMAEVFLADQAVAGRYFYGEKLEGFNFTRMPTTVAGALTTIMERMRDPALGSAYLGSLPTPAYLPGLADANPLPGMVKGVQPRIWIGTASHIAAHYDAVDNLACVVAGHRRFTLYPPQAIADLYAGPIDHTLAGQPVSMATEDPDHPERYPNFPRAREQALTADLEPGDALYLPKLWWHQVDAEAPFNALVNYWWDAHATGPDAPMLSMLLAMITIAERPQAERDAFRAFFEHYVFRGQGHPLAHLPEDQRGVLANIDRAAYGRIRATIMREMRDV; from the coding sequence GTGGCTGACACGCTGACCACCCCGCCCGGCGTCATGGAGATCGAGGCCGCGAAGCGCGATCCCTCCACCTGGCTCGAGACGCTGACGGCGGGCGCACGTCCGGTCATCTTGCGCGGGCTGGTGAGCGATTGGCCCCTCTGTCACGCCGCGCGCCAATCGCCCGAAGCGCTGTGTGCCATGCTGACGGGTTTCGCCAGCCCGCAGATGGCAGAGGTGTTTCTGGCCGATCAGGCGGTTGCCGGGCGCTATTTCTATGGGGAGAAGCTGGAGGGGTTCAACTTCACCCGCATGCCCACCACGGTCGCCGGCGCGCTCACCACGATCATGGAACGCATGCGCGATCCTGCGCTGGGCTCGGCCTATCTGGGTTCCTTGCCGACGCCAGCCTATCTGCCCGGCCTTGCCGATGCCAATCCGCTGCCGGGCATGGTCAAGGGCGTCCAGCCACGGATCTGGATCGGCACGGCCTCGCACATCGCCGCCCATTACGATGCGGTGGACAATCTGGCCTGCGTGGTGGCCGGGCACCGGCGCTTCACGCTCTATCCGCCACAGGCGATTGCCGACCTTTACGCCGGGCCCATCGACCATACGCTGGCCGGGCAGCCGGTCAGCATGGCCACCGAGGACCCGGACCATCCCGAACGCTATCCCAACTTTCCGCGCGCGCGGGAACAGGCGCTAACCGCCGATCTGGAACCGGGCGACGCGCTCTATCTGCCCAAATTGTGGTGGCATCAGGTCGATGCCGAGGCGCCTTTCAACGCGCTGGTCAACTATTGGTGGGATGCCCATGCCACCGGGCCAGATGCGCCGATGCTCTCGATGCTGCTGGCGATGATCACCATCGCGGAACGCCCCCAGGCCGAGCGCGACGCCTTCCGCGCCTTTTTCGAGCATTATGTGTTTCGCGGGCAAGGTCATCCGCTGGCGCATCTGCCGGAAGACCAGCGCGGCGTTCTCGCCAACATCGACCGCGCCGCTTATGGCCGTATCCGCGCGACCATCATGCGCGAGATGCGGGATGTCTGA
- a CDS encoding SapC family protein, translating into MGIEKLELLNSERHRNVSMHVAATDRPHCVQVIIGEFGLAATSCPLFLVKDPETGRFNVVALFGFRPGELLVDGADKGKALFVPLELARQGFFIEGDTIAIDLENPRFGEGASVPLFDASGEPSDETRLIQRIIGTLVQGREATRTFIEDMVRLRLVEPVDISLRFDDGESLTLEGLYTISLDALQDLDDATALSLFRNGHLAAALCIQGSQRQVMALAKRRNDLIGKV; encoded by the coding sequence ATGGGGATCGAGAAGCTGGAACTGCTCAACAGCGAGCGCCATCGCAATGTGTCAATGCATGTCGCCGCGACCGATCGCCCGCATTGCGTTCAGGTCATCATCGGCGAATTCGGTCTCGCCGCGACCTCCTGCCCGCTGTTCCTCGTGAAAGACCCGGAGACCGGGCGGTTCAATGTGGTGGCGCTCTTCGGCTTCAGGCCCGGTGAACTGCTGGTGGATGGTGCGGACAAGGGCAAGGCCCTGTTCGTGCCGCTGGAACTGGCGCGGCAGGGCTTTTTCATCGAGGGCGACACCATTGCCATCGACCTTGAAAACCCCCGTTTCGGTGAAGGTGCCAGCGTGCCGCTCTTCGACGCATCGGGCGAACCGAGTGATGAAACGCGCCTGATCCAGCGCATCATCGGCACGCTGGTGCAGGGGCGTGAGGCCACGCGGACCTTCATCGAGGACATGGTGCGCCTGCGGCTGGTCGAACCCGTCGACATCAGCCTGCGCTTTGACGATGGTGAAAGCCTGACGCTGGAAGGGCTCTACACCATCAGCCTCGACGCGCTGCAGGATCTCGACGATGCAACTGCGCTCAGCCTGTTCCGCAACGGCCATCTGGCGGCGGCACTGTGCATTCAGGGATCGCAACGCCAGGTGATGGCGCTGGCCAAAAGGCGCAACGATCTGATCGGCAAGGTCTGA
- a CDS encoding TonB-dependent receptor — MAWQLNWGLMVSGATCAMVAAISTPAFAQDASPSPTASAAPAPEDAPSIIVTGIRGSLQRNLDIKRAAPGVVDAISAEDIGKFPDPNVAASLQRLPGVSVQISGNRGEATGVTVRGFSGDFNETLYDGRHISTATGQRSVDFSTVGSDFVGQLSVYKTPDVSVSASAIGATIDIAFPKPFDHPGFHVAAAMSGSIQDRKGNVVPSGGLLVSKTFADDTIGILGDIAYSRHDTTTNHVFVNGWEGGYYAPCQLSGSTAATCNPGSTTSGLASDKQNVLGWFPQQAGAEQTTTRDERVDARLVLQWKPTDKLLLTVDDNFSSQVVQTNSYGYAAWFNMSSLTNVKLDKNGTTVDFNQPGTPMDMNAGIAHSLINTNQLGANLKYEATEHLKFDFDAAFAKSWLNPNGEIGNNSSDIGYGGILGANTGLAVTGNSSNTLPVLHDIGPSGNAGQFLNTSVIGSHVMVRQAQQNTDVVRQFHAKGTWEQENFKLQFGGSYTEDTFRLQASDTFTNNYWQAYAGYGTASGRTTGVALPSSIYGGTISTANFIPGYSGNLAPGILTYNPLAVYAYLQSLGNPQTTNVPGYNYGCCTGFTGALNLALSPSSVATIREKSWSAYVRGSFTTDIASMPFHFVSGLRYENTHLDTLALGQTPTALTTSTADPTLLTTVYANNGATNTIVAGSSYNYLLPSMDLKLELTPKLHLRLDGSRTLTRPGLSKLNPVLNVGSGQRVGALTATGGNPNLKPYLSDNFDAAAEWYYAPNSYFSVDFFLKHVSNFIVAGVQRQTINGVVDPTTGQLAQFAVSQNVNGPDATVRGVEIALQHVFGRSGFGFTANATFVGTNKPYDSSDISQSGFAVTGLANSANLVAFYDKHGFQARVAVNWRDSYLLQFGQNQNTGQFGAEPTFVNSQVQVDLSSSYDITKQVSVFGGITNINNSTYSTHGRFSNQLLDAYSYGRRFTFGARYHF; from the coding sequence ATGGCCTGGCAGCTTAATTGGGGGTTGATGGTTTCGGGCGCGACATGCGCCATGGTTGCGGCCATCAGCACGCCGGCCTTTGCGCAGGATGCATCGCCGTCACCTACGGCGAGCGCGGCCCCTGCGCCTGAGGACGCGCCGAGCATCATCGTGACGGGCATTCGCGGATCGTTGCAGCGCAATCTGGATATCAAGCGTGCGGCGCCGGGCGTTGTTGACGCCATTTCAGCGGAAGATATCGGCAAGTTCCCCGATCCCAACGTGGCCGCCTCGCTCCAGCGCCTGCCGGGCGTGTCGGTGCAGATTTCGGGCAACCGCGGCGAGGCGACCGGCGTGACCGTGCGCGGCTTCAGCGGCGACTTCAACGAAACGCTCTATGACGGGCGCCATATCTCGACGGCCACCGGCCAGCGCTCGGTCGATTTCTCGACCGTTGGCTCCGATTTCGTCGGCCAGCTCAGCGTCTACAAGACGCCCGACGTTTCGGTGTCGGCCAGCGCCATCGGCGCCACCATCGACATCGCCTTCCCCAAGCCCTTCGATCACCCCGGCTTCCATGTGGCGGCCGCGATGTCGGGCTCGATCCAGGATCGCAAGGGCAATGTCGTGCCCTCGGGCGGCTTGCTGGTCAGCAAGACCTTTGCCGACGACACCATCGGCATTCTGGGCGACATCGCCTATTCGCGCCACGACACCACCACCAACCATGTCTTCGTCAATGGCTGGGAAGGCGGCTATTACGCCCCTTGCCAGCTCTCGGGAAGCACGGCGGCCACCTGCAATCCGGGCTCGACCACCAGTGGCCTCGCCAGCGACAAGCAGAATGTGCTGGGCTGGTTCCCGCAGCAGGCCGGCGCCGAGCAGACCACCACCCGCGACGAGCGCGTCGATGCACGCCTCGTGCTGCAGTGGAAGCCGACCGACAAGCTGCTGCTGACCGTCGATGACAATTTCAGCAGCCAGGTCGTGCAGACCAACAGCTATGGCTATGCCGCATGGTTCAACATGAGCAGCCTGACCAACGTCAAGCTGGACAAGAACGGCACCACGGTTGACTTCAACCAGCCCGGCACACCGATGGACATGAATGCCGGCATCGCCCATTCGCTGATCAACACCAACCAGTTGGGCGCCAACCTCAAATATGAGGCGACCGAGCATCTGAAGTTCGACTTCGACGCCGCCTTCGCCAAGAGCTGGCTCAACCCCAATGGCGAGATCGGCAACAACAGCTCCGATATCGGCTATGGCGGCATTCTGGGCGCCAACACCGGCCTTGCCGTCACGGGCAACAGCAGCAACACGCTGCCGGTGCTGCATGACATCGGGCCCTCGGGCAATGCCGGGCAGTTCCTGAACACCTCGGTGATCGGCTCGCATGTGATGGTGCGCCAGGCCCAGCAGAACACCGACGTGGTGCGCCAGTTCCACGCCAAGGGCACGTGGGAGCAGGAGAACTTCAAGCTGCAGTTCGGTGGTTCCTATACGGAAGACACCTTCCGCCTGCAGGCCAGCGATACCTTCACCAACAATTACTGGCAGGCCTATGCCGGTTACGGCACCGCTTCGGGCCGCACCACGGGCGTGGCGCTGCCCTCGAGCATCTATGGCGGCACGATCAGCACCGCCAACTTCATTCCGGGTTACAGCGGCAATCTGGCGCCGGGCATCCTGACCTACAATCCGCTGGCCGTGTATGCCTATCTGCAGAGCCTGGGCAATCCGCAGACGACCAATGTGCCCGGCTACAACTATGGCTGCTGCACGGGCTTTACCGGCGCGCTCAATCTGGCGCTGAGCCCCTCGAGCGTGGCGACCATCAGGGAAAAGAGCTGGTCGGCCTATGTGCGCGGCAGCTTCACCACCGATATCGCCAGCATGCCCTTCCACTTCGTGTCGGGCCTGCGTTACGAGAACACCCATCTCGACACGCTGGCGCTGGGCCAGACGCCTACCGCCCTGACCACCAGCACCGCCGACCCGACGCTGCTGACCACGGTCTATGCCAACAATGGGGCGACCAACACGATCGTGGCGGGAAGCAGCTACAACTATCTGCTGCCCAGCATGGATCTGAAGCTGGAGCTGACGCCCAAGCTGCATCTGCGCCTCGATGGTTCGCGCACGCTGACGCGTCCGGGTCTCTCCAAGCTCAATCCGGTGCTCAATGTGGGCTCGGGCCAGCGCGTGGGCGCCCTGACGGCGACGGGCGGCAACCCCAACCTCAAGCCTTACCTCTCGGACAATTTCGACGCCGCCGCCGAGTGGTATTATGCGCCCAACTCCTACTTCTCGGTCGACTTCTTCCTCAAGCATGTCAGCAACTTCATCGTGGCGGGCGTGCAGCGGCAGACGATCAACGGCGTGGTCGATCCCACGACCGGTCAGCTTGCGCAATTTGCCGTCTCGCAGAATGTCAACGGACCCGACGCGACGGTGCGCGGCGTGGAAATCGCCCTGCAGCATGTGTTTGGCCGCAGCGGCTTCGGCTTCACCGCCAACGCCACTTTCGTTGGCACCAACAAGCCCTACGATTCCAGCGACATCAGCCAGAGCGGCTTTGCCGTGACGGGCTTGGCCAATTCGGCGAACCTGGTGGCCTTCTACGACAAGCACGGCTTCCAGGCGCGTGTCGCGGTCAACTGGCGCGACAGCTATCTGCTGCAGTTCGGCCAGAACCAGAACACCGGCCAGTTCGGCGCCGAGCCGACCTTCGTCAACAGTCAGGTGCAGGTCGACCTGTCGTCGAGCTATGACATCACCAAGCAGGTCTCGGTGTTCGGCGGCATCACCAACATCAACAATTCGACCTACAGCACCCATGGGCGTTTCAGCAACCAACTGCTTGATGCCTACAGCTATGGTCGTCGCTTTACATTCGGTGCACGTTATCATTTCTGA
- a CDS encoding tryptophan halogenase family protein has product MTEKTRHIVIVGGGTAGWLAAGIIAARHQGRMAAGFTVTLVESPDTPIIGVGEGTWPTLRSTLQKMGVSETDFFRECDASFKQGAKFARWTTGAENDAYYHPLMLPQGFEQVNLAPHWLSGKTNGSFCDAVCPQGVICDNGLAPKSITTPEYEGAANYAYHLDAGKFAPFLQKHCCEKLGVRHVLANVTKVNRADNGDIASIETDRAGIIAGDLFVDCTGFRALLIGQTMGVGFRDCSDVLFCDTALAVQLPYESEDAPIPTHTISTAQSAGWIWDIGLPARRGTGHVYSSRHISEGEAERELRAYLGPAGADLPIRKIPIRSGHRETFWKGNCVAVGLAAGFLEPLEASAIVLIELSAKLIAEQMPMTRGVMDIVAKRFNETTHYRWGRIIDFLKLHYVLSKREDSAFWRDNRDPATIPERLQDLLHLWRYQGPWFHDEFDRLDEVFPAASYQYVLYGMDFRTEVDPAMLAADERMAERALRENRARIDGLSLRLPRHRELIRKIVDYGMQPV; this is encoded by the coding sequence ATGACTGAAAAGACAAGACATATCGTCATCGTGGGCGGCGGCACCGCCGGTTGGCTGGCCGCAGGGATCATTGCCGCGCGCCATCAGGGGCGCATGGCTGCGGGCTTTACCGTGACGCTGGTGGAATCGCCCGACACGCCGATCATCGGCGTGGGTGAGGGGACCTGGCCGACCTTGCGCTCCACCCTGCAGAAGATGGGCGTGTCGGAGACCGATTTCTTCCGCGAATGCGATGCATCTTTCAAGCAAGGCGCCAAATTCGCCCGTTGGACGACGGGCGCGGAGAATGATGCCTATTACCACCCGCTGATGCTGCCTCAGGGCTTCGAGCAGGTGAACCTTGCCCCCCATTGGCTGAGCGGCAAGACGAATGGCAGCTTTTGCGACGCAGTCTGCCCTCAGGGCGTGATCTGCGACAACGGCCTTGCCCCCAAATCCATCACCACGCCCGAATATGAAGGCGCGGCGAATTACGCCTATCATCTGGATGCGGGCAAATTCGCGCCCTTCCTGCAGAAGCATTGCTGCGAAAAGCTGGGCGTGCGCCATGTGCTGGCCAATGTGACCAAGGTCAACCGGGCCGACAATGGCGATATCGCCAGCATCGAGACCGACCGGGCGGGCATCATCGCGGGCGATCTTTTCGTCGATTGCACCGGCTTTCGCGCGCTGCTGATCGGGCAGACGATGGGCGTGGGCTTTCGCGACTGCTCCGACGTGCTGTTTTGCGACACAGCGCTGGCGGTGCAACTGCCTTACGAGAGCGAGGATGCGCCGATCCCCACCCACACCATCTCGACCGCGCAAAGCGCCGGGTGGATCTGGGACATCGGCCTGCCCGCGCGCCGGGGCACGGGCCATGTCTATTCCAGCCGCCATATCAGCGAGGGCGAGGCCGAACGCGAATTGCGCGCCTATCTTGGCCCGGCGGGCGCCGATCTGCCGATCCGCAAGATTCCTATCCGCTCGGGCCATCGCGAGACCTTCTGGAAGGGCAATTGTGTCGCCGTCGGACTGGCGGCCGGTTTCCTCGAACCGCTCGAAGCCTCCGCCATCGTGCTGATCGAGCTGTCGGCCAAGCTGATCGCCGAGCAGATGCCGATGACGCGCGGTGTGATGGATATCGTGGCCAAGCGCTTCAACGAGACGACCCATTACCGCTGGGGCCGCATCATCGATTTCCTGAAGCTGCATTATGTGCTCTCAAAGCGCGAGGACAGCGCCTTCTGGCGTGACAACCGCGATCCGGCCACCATCCCCGAGCGCCTGCAGGATTTGCTGCATCTGTGGCGTTATCAGGGCCCATGGTTTCACGATGAGTTCGACCGGCTGGACGAGGTCTTTCCCGCCGCCAGCTATCAATATGTGCTCTATGGCATGGACTTCCGCACCGAGGTGGATCCTGCGATGCTGGCTGCCGACGAACGCATGGCAGAGCGGGCTCTGCGCGAAAATCGCGCCCGGATCGATGGGCTCAGCCTGCGCCTGCCGCGCCACCGAGAATTGATCCGCAAAATTGTCGATTATGGCATGCAGCCCGTCTGA
- a CDS encoding glycoside hydrolase family 3 C-terminal domain-containing protein: MHASPAARACLRALLPAAALAASFAGQAFAAETTQMTPEELATGTVAKLTVDEKIAQLVNVAPAIPRLGIPAYNWWTESLHGAFGPVPTTNFPEPIGLAATFNPPLLHDVAGVIGTEVRAMHTLGRETGHLGKIGTGLDTWSPNINIFRDPRWGRGQETYGEDPFLTAHMGVAFVTGMQGPDPAHPLVIATPKHFAVHSGPESTRHVADVFVSRHDLEDTYLPAFRAAIVEGKAGSIMCAYNRIDGQPACASDNLLKDHLRGAWGFKGYVVSDCDAVVDIADHHKYATDPAAGVAAAFRAGVDNECHTGTIGEVPGLGARYAEALKRGLLTQDDLDRALVRLFAARYRNGDLPGIAGPNTKPVPATMVDTPEHRAMALRAAVESLVLLKNDGTLPLRKGVRVAVIGPLGDATRVLRGNYSSPASAPPVSIVEGIRRAMPDAQITLVPFTASITDGDPVPAGHFLTPDGKPGLHADYFNAVDPAKPRGERTYAATPIARRTEDRLVSYASRLKQASDAYKVVWSGSFVVPETGTYRLGVTGVKGAITVGGKPAVASDHYSQWGEAPKLVEVELKKGERYPLHFEMEAGGAAEPNFVWKRISRDEAGDLHRAVANADVVLAAVGLTSDLEGEEMPVKVDGFSGGDKTSLDLPADQRALLESAKALGKPLVVVAMNGSAIDLSWARDNANAILEAWYPGEQGGLAVGHVLSGEANPAGRLPLTFYHTLADLPAFDDYAMAGRTYRYFTGKPVYPFGFGLSYTSFAYAGLNVTPLEGDAAKGLHVTAQLRNTGQRAGDEVVQLYLRFPQAPGVPNIALRGFQRVTLKAGEAREVSFDLTPRDLSSVDPDGVRAVLAGQYQLSLGGGQPGQGLPTVETGFTVSHGAPIPR, encoded by the coding sequence ATGCACGCATCACCTGCCGCGCGCGCCTGTCTGCGCGCGTTGCTTCCGGCCGCCGCTTTGGCCGCCAGCTTCGCTGGACAGGCCTTTGCTGCCGAAACGACGCAGATGACCCCCGAAGAGCTGGCCACCGGGACCGTGGCCAAATTGACGGTGGACGAGAAGATCGCGCAACTGGTCAATGTGGCTCCGGCGATCCCGCGCCTTGGCATTCCGGCCTACAATTGGTGGACGGAATCGCTCCATGGCGCTTTCGGGCCGGTGCCCACCACCAACTTCCCCGAGCCCATCGGCCTTGCGGCTACCTTCAACCCGCCGCTGCTGCATGATGTGGCAGGCGTCATCGGCACCGAAGTGCGCGCCATGCACACGCTGGGGCGCGAGACCGGCCATCTGGGCAAGATCGGCACCGGGCTCGATACTTGGTCGCCCAACATCAACATCTTCCGCGATCCACGCTGGGGCCGGGGGCAGGAAACCTATGGCGAGGACCCTTTCCTTACCGCGCATATGGGCGTGGCTTTCGTCACCGGCATGCAGGGGCCCGATCCCGCCCATCCGCTGGTGATCGCCACACCCAAGCATTTCGCGGTGCATTCGGGGCCGGAATCCACCCGCCATGTCGCTGACGTTTTCGTCTCGCGCCATGATCTGGAAGACACCTATCTGCCCGCCTTCCGCGCCGCGATTGTGGAAGGCAAAGCCGGTTCGATCATGTGCGCCTACAACCGCATCGATGGACAGCCGGCCTGCGCCAGCGACAATCTGCTGAAAGACCATCTGCGCGGAGCATGGGGCTTCAAGGGCTATGTCGTGTCGGACTGCGATGCGGTGGTCGATATCGCTGACCATCACAAATATGCCACCGACCCGGCGGCGGGGGTGGCTGCGGCCTTCCGCGCGGGGGTGGACAATGAATGCCACACCGGCACCATCGGTGAGGTCCCCGGCCTTGGCGCGCGCTATGCCGAGGCGCTGAAACGCGGATTGCTCACCCAGGACGATCTGGATCGCGCTCTGGTGCGCCTGTTTGCTGCGCGATATCGCAACGGCGATCTGCCCGGCATTGCCGGACCCAACACCAAACCTGTCCCGGCCACGATGGTGGACACGCCCGAACATCGCGCCATGGCTTTGCGCGCTGCGGTCGAAAGTCTGGTGCTGCTCAAGAACGACGGCACGCTGCCGCTGCGCAAGGGTGTCCGTGTGGCGGTGATCGGGCCGCTGGGCGATGCGACGCGCGTGCTGCGCGGCAATTACTCCTCGCCCGCCTCCGCGCCGCCCGTTTCGATTGTGGAGGGCATCCGGCGCGCCATGCCCGATGCGCAGATCACGCTGGTGCCCTTCACCGCCTCGATCACCGATGGCGACCCGGTGCCCGCCGGGCATTTCCTGACGCCCGACGGCAAGCCCGGCCTGCATGCCGACTATTTCAACGCGGTCGATCCCGCCAAGCCGCGCGGCGAGCGGACCTATGCCGCCACGCCCATCGCAAGGCGCACCGAAGACCGTCTGGTCTCCTATGCGTCTCGCCTCAAGCAGGCGTCGGATGCCTATAAGGTGGTGTGGAGCGGCTCCTTCGTGGTGCCGGAAACGGGCACCTACCGCCTCGGCGTTACCGGCGTGAAGGGCGCCATCACCGTCGGCGGCAAGCCTGCCGTGGCCTCCGACCATTACTCGCAATGGGGCGAGGCGCCCAAGCTGGTCGAGGTGGAGCTGAAAAAGGGCGAGCGCTATCCGCTGCATTTCGAGATGGAAGCAGGCGGCGCGGCAGAGCCCAACTTCGTATGGAAGCGCATCTCGCGCGATGAGGCTGGCGATCTGCACCGTGCCGTTGCCAATGCCGATGTGGTGCTGGCCGCCGTGGGCCTCACCTCCGATCTTGAGGGCGAGGAGATGCCGGTCAAGGTCGATGGCTTCTCCGGTGGCGACAAGACCTCGCTCGACCTGCCCGCCGATCAGCGGGCCTTGCTGGAAAGCGCCAAAGCACTGGGCAAGCCGCTGGTGGTGGTGGCGATGAACGGCAGCGCCATCGATCTGAGCTGGGCACGCGACAATGCCAATGCCATCCTTGAGGCCTGGTATCCCGGCGAACAGGGCGGTCTTGCGGTGGGCCATGTGCTTTCGGGCGAGGCCAATCCGGCGGGGCGCCTGCCGCTGACCTTCTATCACACGCTGGCCGATCTGCCCGCTTTCGACGATTATGCCATGGCCGGGCGCACCTACCGCTATTTCACCGGCAAGCCGGTCTATCCCTTTGGTTTCGGGCTCAGCTACACCAGCTTTGCCTATGCGGGGCTGAACGTCACGCCGCTGGAAGGCGATGCTGCAAAGGGCCTGCATGTCACCGCGCAATTGCGCAACACCGGCCAGCGCGCGGGTGACGAGGTGGTACAGCTTTACCTGCGCTTCCCTCAGGCGCCCGGCGTGCCCAATATCGCGCTGCGCGGCTTCCAGCGCGTGACGCTGAAGGCCGGCGAAGCGCGTGAGGTCAGCTTCGATCTGACCCCGCGTGATCTCAGCTCGGTCGATCCCGATGGGGTGCGCGCGGTGCTGGCGGGGCAGTATCAACTCAGCCTCGGCGGCGGGCAGCCGGGGCAGGGCCTGCCCACGGTGGAGACCGGCTTCACCGTCAGCCATGGCGCGCCGATCCCCCGCTAA